The genomic segment ACAGCCGGTCGCAGAGGCGTTCGGCTTCTTCCATGAAGTGCGTCGTCAGGAGGATCGTCTTGCCGCGCGCGAGCAGCGAGCGCAGGCGCTCCCAGATCAGATGCCGCGCCTGCGGATCGAGGCCGGTGGTCGGCTCGTCCATGACGAGGACGTCGGGATCGTTGACGAGGGCGCGCGCGAGCGTGAGGCGTCGCTTCATGCCGCCCGACAGTTCGCCGACGCGCGCATCGGCCTTGCTCTCCAGCCGCGCGAATTCGAGCAGCGAAGGCACGAGCGCGTCCATGCGCGCGCCCGTCAGGCCGAAGTAGCGGCCGAACACGGTCAGGTTCTCGCGCACCGTGAAATCGGGATCGAGATTGTCGAACTGCGGCACGACGCCCACGCGCTCGCGCGCGAAACGGGCGCGAGCGGGCACCGGCTCGCCGACGAGCCGGATCGCGCCGCTGTCGGGCGAGGTGATGCCGAGAAGCATCTTGAGTGTCGTCGTCTTGCCCGCGCCGTTCGGGCCGAGCAGTCCGAAGCATTCGCCGGGGCGCACATCGAACGAGAGACCGTCGACGACAGTGCGATCGCCGTAGTGTTTCCTTACTTCGTTGAACTCGATGGCGGGTGGCGCGCCGCTTTCATCGGACTCGCGTGATGTTTGATCAGTCATGCATTCGTGCCGCAGGAAAATCGCGTAAGGGAAATCCAGCGGGCTAGTGTAATCCATTGCACCAAGGCAGCGCGTCGCTTGCAACCGCATGCGGCGAACGCGAGTCAAAGCTGTGCGGGAAGGTGTCGAACCGGTTCCGGCCGAAAGTGCCAGAGGCTTGTCCGCCGGCGCGCCCGGGGTTCTGGCACGGTGCGAGCTAGCACGTTCGCGGCGGTTAGCGTTTTCCAGCGTTGCCACGTATGGGGCGACACACCATGATGAAGAAACGCCGCAGGTAAATCGCGCTACGCTTCGCATCGAACGGAGCGCGACGGGCAAGTTGGCCAGGGAGGTCACGATGGATAGCTATCGAAAAATCCTGCTGTGCTATGACGGCTCCAGAGAGGGTCGCAAGGCATTGCGGCAAGGCGCGAATCTCGCGCTGGATCTGAATGCCGAGACGCACGTCCTCGCGGTGGTCGACATGCGCTCCAGCATCGCGCAGAGCGCCGGACTGCTAACCGATATGGCCTGCGGACGCTTCGAAGAGGCCGCGCGCGACATCCTGCAGGAAGGCGTGGAATGGCTGCGCGAACGCGGTCTTCAGGCGCAGGGGCATTTCGCGTTCGGCCATCCGATCGACGAAATCGCGGCGCTCGCGGAAAGCCTGCAGGTCGATCTCGTCGTGGTCGGGCATCGGTGCCGCAGCGGACTTGCGCGCTGGTGGATGGGCGCAGGCAACACGCCGCTGCTCGATCGCGTGAAATGCAGCATTCTCGTTGCCGTGTGTCAGGCGGGTGAATCGGCGGAAGCCGAAGACGAAGCGGCTTACGCGGCGAAACCGGTCAAGGCCGAAGCCGGCGCCTGAGCGTGGGCGCTCGACGGATCAGCCGTTGAGATCGACCGCGACGAGCTTCCACGACACGAGTCCGTCGCGGCGGAAAATCGCCGAGTAACGCGCATCGCCGGCTCCGTGCTGATACGTGACGACGAACGTGTTCAGGCTTCGGTAGCCCGCCGTGGTCTGCGGCGGCGCTTTCGGCGCTGGCTGCGCGGCCGTGACACCGGATGCGGGCGCGTCTGCGGCACTCGCCGATGCGCCGCCATTGCCCGCCTGTGGCGGACGTTCTCCCGGATCGCCGCGCGGTGGAATGCCGTTCAGAATGGCCGCGACGCCGTCCGGGGTCGCGTAGGAATCGACCAGCGGACCGACGAGCGCCGCACCGATCATCGCTCCGATGATCGCGAGCGGATTGCCGCTTTTCTGGATATCGACACGCCGCGTCAGCAGCGCGGCGACCTGTTCCTTGAGACTCGCGCGCAACGCGGGAAAATCGACGTATTGATTGACTGTCTGCGCGTCGCGCGCATCGGCCGCGCGCTTCACGCGGTCCAGCGCGATGTAAGGTGACGCGTAGATGAAACCGAGCGCCGCGACGAGAATCAGAACGACGAGCGCGGCAACGACAGAACGGGTAGTGCGGGACATGCGACGGCAAAGCCTCGTTTGCAGAACGTGAATCCGGGATTGACAGCGCGCAGGCGGTTTATATCCCGGAAATTCACGTTCGGCGTGCGGTTCGCCGCAATATCAGGCGAGGATGCCGCCCGTCAGCCCCGCGTCTTCCTCGGCGATACAGCGGTCGATCATGCGCGACACTTCGTCGATCTTGCCGACCAGAATCACCCTTGATTGTCCGCGATACACCCGCACCGGCGCGCGCTGTTCGGGTTCCGCATGCACCGTGCTGTTCAGCGACACGCGCGCAAAAGCCGGCTGGCGCGACGGCAACGCGGGCATTTCGTCGAAGAGATCGGGCGCGGATTCGGCGCGCGGCGTGCCGCACGGGATCAGCGCGCGCAGATGACGCAAGCGGCCGAACTGACGGAAGGGCAGCAGACGGGCAAAACGTTCCATGATGACTCTCCAGACGATAGGATGCACCGCGGCGCACCGGAACGATGGCCGTCATGCTTGTTGTGTTTGGGACGCCCTGGACGGACGTTGAAGCGGTTGGTGAGGCTATCTTGATATTTCAACGGGACATTTTCCGTCCCGTTGCGAAAATCTCGTGCAATCTGCCTTCGACTTTCGCGCCTCGCCGCCCGCGCGGCGCGCCGTCAGAACTCGCCCGAGCGGATCAGTCCGACAGCGATGCCTTCGAGCGCGAAATCGCTGTTGCCGGAGCGCACGAAAATGTTTTCGTAATCCGGGTTCTCGGCGATCAGCTCGACGCCGTCGGGGCGGCGTTTCCAGCGTTTCACCGTGACGTCGTCGCCCAGACGCGCGACGACGATCTGTCCGTCCTTCGCTTCGTTGCGCTTCTGCACGGCGAGCAGGTCGCCATCGAGGATGCCCGCGTCGCGCATCGACAGCCCGCGCACCTTCAGCAGATAGTCGGGCTTGTCAGAGAAGAGCGCGGGATCGCACGAGTAGTGCTGCGAGATGTGCTCCTGCGCGAGGATCGGGCTACCTGCCGCGACCCGCCCGACGAGCGGCAGCGATAGTTGCATGATGCTCTGATGCGGCAGCGTGAACTGGTGCGGCAACTCGTCGGAGCGGTCGATGCGCGATGTATCGCCGAGCAGCCGGATGCCGCGCGACGAACCCGCCGCCAGCTCGATCACGCCCTTGCGCGCCAGCGCCCGAAGGTGCTCCTCGGCGGAATTCGCCGAGCTGAAACCCAGCTCGGCCGCAATCTCGGCGCGCGTAGGCGGGAAGCCGGTGCGGTCGATCGCACGCTGGATGAGCTCGAACACCTGCTGTTGCCGCGCGGTAAGTTTGGATGTCTTGGTCACTGGCTCAGGTCCCGGATGCACTGTATGAATGGACAGGTGACTGTATTTTTATACAGTATTTCGCGCTTTTCAAGCTTTACTTTAAGTTCGTGCCCACCGGCCTGCGAAACAGTCGGTTGCCCGGCGCGCGCCCTTTTTCCATCCAGGAATATGCTTCTTAGCAGTTTTTCGTATAAAAAAGTGAATAACGATTATTTTCATTCATATAGACGCCTCGTTAGACTGATTCCGTCAATTCGATAAGACGGAGAACGGGGAATGCAAAGCATCACACTGGGATTAGGCAAGGGCGCGCGGCGTCTGTTCGCGGCGGCGGCGCTGACGGCCGCGAGCTTCGGCATGGTCGCGTCCGCGCACGCGCAGACGTCGTTTCTGAATGTCTCCTACGACCCGACCCGCGAGTTGTATCAGGACTTCAACCAGGCGTTCGCGAAGAAGTGGAAGGCCGATACGGGCGAGACGGTCACCTTCAAGCAGTCGCACGGCGGTTCGGGCGGACAGGCGCGCGCGGTGCTCGACGGCCTGCAGGCGGACGTCGTGACGCTCGCGCTCGCCTATGACATCGATGCGCTCGCTTCCAAGGGCCTCGTCAACGCGGACTGGCAGAAGCGCCTGCCGGACAACGCATCGCCGTACACGTCGACGATCGTGTTTCTCGTGCGCAAGGGCAATCCGAAGCACATCAAGGACTGGGACGATCTGGCCAAGCCGGGCGTGTCGATCGTCACGCCGAACCCCAAGACCTCGGGCGGCGCGCGCTGGAACTATCTGGCTGCGTGGGCCTACGCGCAGCACAAGCCGGGCGGCAACGAGCAGACCGCCAAGGATTTCGTGACCAAGCTCTACAAGAACGCCGGCGTGCTCGATTCCGGCGCGCGCGGCGCCACGACGAGCTTCGTGCAGCGCGGCCAGGGCGACGTACTGATCGCGTGGGAAAACGAGGCGTTTCTCTCGGTGAAGGAGTTCGGCACGGACAAGTTCGAGATCGTGGTGCCGACGGTGAGCATTCTGGCCGAGCCGCCGGTCGCGGTGGTTGACAAGGTCGTCGACAAGCACGGCACGCGCAAGCTCGCCGAAGCCTATCTCAAGTATCTGTATAGCGACGAAGGACAGACCATCGCCGCGCGCAACTTCTATCGGCCGCGTTCGGACAAGGTGCCCGCCGAACTCACGAAGCAGTTTCCGAAGCTGAAGCTCTACACCATCGACGACACGTTCGGCGGCTGGACCAAGGCGCAAAAGACGCACTTCGCCGACGGCGGCGTGTTCGATTCGATCTATCAACCGCAATAAGCAGAAGAAGCGGAAGAAGTGGGCGCAGCGGCGCGTCAATGACGCCGCGCGCCCGAAGCAGCAACGCGTGCCCGACCCCGGCGCGCAACCAAGGATCAATCAAGGATGACGACCCTCACATTCAAGAAGCCGAGCGCGCTTCCCGGGTTCGGCCTGACGCTCGGCATCACGGTGGCGTACTTAAGCCTCGTGGTGCTGATTCCGCTTGCCGCCACCTTCGCGAAGACCGCGACGCTCGACTGGGCGCAGTTCGTGCGCGCGGTGACTTCGCCGCGCGTGCTGGCGTCTTACCGGCTGACGTTCAGCGCCGCGCTCGGCGGCGCGCTCATCAACGCGGTGTTCGGCTTTCTGGTCGCGTGGGTGCTCGTGCGCTACACGTTTCCGTTCAAGCGCATCGTCGACGCGATCGTCGATTTGCCGTTTGCGCTGCCGACCTCGGTCGCCGGCATCTCGCTCGCGGCGGTCTATGCGGGCAACGGCTGGATCGGGCAGTTTCTCGCGCCGCTCGGCATCAAGGTCGCGTTCACGCCGCTCGGTGTGCTCGTCGCGCTGACGTTCATCGGCTTGCCGTTCGTCGTGCGTACTGTGCAGCCGGTGCTCGAAGACTTCGAGCGCGAACAGGAAGAAGCCGCCGCGTGCCTCGGCGCGACGCGCTGGCTCACGTTTCGACGCGTCGTGCTGCCTTCGCTTTTTCCCGCGCTTTTGACCGGCTTCGCGCTCGCGTTCGCGCGCGCGCTCGGCGAGTACGGCTCGGTCATCTTCATCGCAGGCAACGTGCCGATGAAATCGGAGATCACGTCGCTGCTCATCATCACGAAGCTCGAACAGTACGACTACGCCGGCGCAACCGCGCTTGCCGTGGTGATGCTTTGCGTGTCGTTCCTGATGCTGCTGCTCATCAATACGCTGCAATGGTTCCTGCAGCGGCGCACCGGCAAGACGGGCGCGGCGCCTGCCGTCGCGGTCGGCCCCTCGCTGCATGTCGGACATCAGGGCGGAGGTCGCGCATGAGCACGCCAAACAGCAAGGCGCTGCCGGTGAACGCCGCCGCGCGCATCCACGAGAACAGCCTCAACCCGGTCACCGAGCCGCGCGCCGTGCGCTGGCTGCTGACGGGCATCGCGCTCGTGTTCCTGGCGCTCTTTCTCGTCGTGCCGCTCGTCGCCGTGTTCGTGCAGGCGTTCGCGAAAGGCATCGACTATTATTTCGAGTCTCTGAAGGACCCGGATGCGTGGTCGGCCATCAAGCTGACGCTCATGACCGCCGCGATTGCCGTGCCGCTGAATGTGGTGTTCGGGCTGGCGGCGTCGTGGGCCATCGCGAAGTTCGAGTTTCGCGGCAAGGCGCTCTTGACCACGCTGATCGATCTGCCGTTCTCCGTGTCGCCGGTGATCTCGGGTCTCATCTACGTGCTGATGTTCGGCGCGCAGGGCTGGTTCGGCCCGTGGCTCGCCGCGCACGACGTGCAGATTATCTTCGCAGTGCCGGGCATCGTGCTCGCGACGATCTTCGTGACGTTCCCGTTCGTCGCGCGCGAGCTGATTCCGCTGATGCAGGCGCAGGGCAACGACGAAGAGGAAGCGGCCCATGTGCTCGGCGCGTCGGGCTGGCAGATTTTCCGGCGCGTGACGCTGCCCAACGTGAAGTGGGGCCTGCTCTACGGCGTGATTCTCTGCAACGCGCGCGCGATGGGCGAGTTCGGCGCGGTATCGGTGGTCTCGGGCCACATCCGCGGCCAGACCGACACGATGCCGCTGCACGTCGAAATTCTCTACAACGAATACAACTTCTCGGCCGCGTTCGCGGTGGCGTCGTTGCTTGCGCTTCTTGCGCTCGTGACGCTCGGGCTGAAGCTCCTCGCGGAGCGGCGCATGACGCAAGCCATCACCGAAGCCAAGACAACCGCACCGAGTTAAGAGGCCGTCATCATGAGCATCATCGTTCGCAATCTGCAAAAACGCTTCGGCGATTTCACCGCGCTCGACAACGTCACGCTCGATTTTCCGGCGGGCGAACTGGTCGCGCTGCTCGGACCTTCGGGCTGTGGCAAGACCACGCTGCTGCGCGTGATCGCGGGCCTCGAATTCGCCGATGCGGGACAGGTCGTGCTGCACGGCGAGGACGTCGCGGAAGTCGGCGCGCGTGAGCGTCAGGTCGGCTTCGTGTTCCAGCATTACGCGCTGTTCCGGCATATGACCGTGTTCGAAAACGTCGCGTTCGGTCTGCGCGTTAAACCGCGCCGCGAGCGTCCGAGCGAAGCCGTGATCCGCGAGAAAGTGCATGAACTTCTCAAACTCGTGCAGCTCGACTGGCTCGCGGAGCGCTTTCCGTCGGAACTGTCCGGCGGGCAGCGGCAGCGTATCGCGCTCGCGCGGGCGCTTGCCGTCGAGCCGAAAGTGCTGCTGCTCGACGAACCGTTCGGCGCGCTCGACGCCAAGGTTCGCAAGGAACTGCGCAGCTGGCTGCGCCGTCTGCACGACGATTTGCATATCTCGACGCTCTTCGTCACGCACGACCAGGAAGAGGCGCTCGAAGTGGCGGACCGCATCGTGGTGATGAATCACGGGCATGTGGAGCAGGTGGGCAGCCCGCAAGACGTGTACGATCATCCGCAGACGTCGTTCGTCTACGAGTTCCTCGGCGCGGCGAACCGGCTGCAAGGAAACGTCGATGCCAACGGCTTCGTCGTCGATGGCGCTGCGAGCCCGATCGCCGCCCAGGCGCATTTCAGCGGCCGCGCGCTCGCCTATGTGCGTCCGCACGACCTCGCGCTGTACCCCGCCGATGGCACGCATCGCGATGGCATCGTGGTGGGCGTGCGGCGCGTCGTGACGCTGGGAGGCTCGGTGCGCGTCGAGCTCGAAGGCAACGCGGGCAGCGTCATCGAGGCGGAGCTGGATCGCGAGGCCTGGCGCGCGCTCAAGCTCGATATCGGCGATGGCGTGACGGCCGTGCCGCGCGCGCTGCGCGTATTTCCGGCCCCGACGCCGGCGCAATGACATAACGACATAAAAGCATCAAGAGAGGCTGACATGAACTTCCAGCAATTGCGCTTCGTGCGCGAGGCCGTGCGTCAGAACATGAATCTGACGGAGGTCGCCAACGTGCTCTATACGTCTCAGTCGGGCGTATCGAAACAGATCAAGGATCTCGAGGACGAACTCGGCGTCGATATCTTCATTCGCCGGGGCAAGCGTCTGACCGGTCTCACCGAGCCGGGCAAGGAAGTGCATCAACTGATCGAGCGCATGCTGCTCGACGCCGAAAACCTGCGGCGCGTCGCGCGCCAGTTCGCGGATCAGGACAACGGCCATCTGGTTGTCGCGACCACGCACACGCAGGCGCGTTACGCGCTGCCGAAGGTGATTCGCCAGTTCACCGAGGTGTTCCCGAAGGTGCATCTCGCGCTGCGCCAGGGCAGCCCGCAGCAGATCGCGCAGATGATCATCAACGGCGAGGCGGATATCGGCATCTCGACCGAGGCGCTCGACCGCTATCCGGACATCGTCACGTTCCCGTGCTATTCGTGGCATCACACGGTCGTGGTGCCGAAGGATCATCCGCTCGTCGGACGCGAGAACATCACGCTGGAGCAGATCGCCGAGTATCCGATCGTCACCTACGATCAGGACTTTACCGGCCGCTCGCACGTCGACCAGGCGTTCGCGAGCGCGGGCGCGCTGCCCGATATCGTGCTCACCGCGATCGACGCCGACGTCATCAAGACGTATGTGGAACTGGGCATGGGCATCGGCATCGTCGCGGCGATGGCGTATGACGCGAAGCGCGACACCGAACTCGTCGCGCTCGACACGCAGCATCTGTTCGAGGCCAGCACGACGCGGGTCGGTTTGCGCAAGGGCGCGTTCCTGCGCGCGTACGCGTATCGGCTGATCGAAATGTTCGCGCCGCAACTCGATGAGGCGCAGATCGCGGCCCAGCTTCGCGAAGCGGCGTGATCCCGGCGTAAAACCCATGCCGGCTGATTTACAATCGCCGGCATGAATACTTCCTCTCTCCCTCGCATCGCCGTGCTGGCAACGGGCGGCACCATCGCCGGACAGGCCAGCGATGCCTCGAAGACGGCGGGCTACAAGGCAGGCGTCGTCGGCGTCGACAAATTGCTCGATGCCGTGCCTGCGCTCGGTTCCGTCGCCCGCATCCACGCCGAGCAGATCGCGAGCATCGACAGCAAGGACATGAGCGCCGCGTTGTGGACGACGCTGAGCCGCCGTGTCGCCGCGTTGCTCGCGCAGGACGATATCGATGGTGTCGTCGTCACGCACGGCACCGATACGCTCGAAGAAACCGCCTATCTGCTGCATCTGACTGTGAAGAGCGCGAAGCCCGTCGTGCTGACGGCCGCGATGCGCCCATCGACCGCGCTTTCCGCCGATGGCCCGTTGAACCTGCTCAATGCGGTGACGGTGGCGGCTTCGAAGGATGCGGCGGGGCAGGGCGTGCTGGTCGCGTTCAATAACCAGATTCACAGCGCGCGCGATGTCACCAAGACGAGCACTTACGCGGTCGATGCGTTTCGCTCGCCTGAAACGGGCGCGCTCGGGTTCGTGCAGGATGGGCGCGTCGAGTTTCAACGCACAGTCGTGCGGCCGCATACCCTTGCAAGTGAATTCGATGTGGCCGCCGCGCAGTGGCCGATGGTCGAGATCGTTGCGAGTTACGCGGATGTGTCGCGGGTGGTGGTCGATGCGCTCGTTGCTGCGGGCGTGAAGGGCATCGTCGTGGCGGGCACCGGCAACGGGTCGATGCATGCGACGCTTACTCAGGCGCTGGTCGATGCTGCGAAGCAGGGCGTTGCAGTGGTGCGCGCGTCGCGCGTGGGGGCGGGGCATGTGATGCGCAACGGCGCCGCGAATGACGATGCGCTCGGGAGCATCAGTGCGGGGACGCTCAACCCTTATAAGGCGCGGGTGTTGTTGATGCTTGCTCTGGCTTCGGGGGCTGACGACCTGCAGC from the Caballeronia sp. NK8 genome contains:
- the nodI gene encoding nodulation factor ABC transporter ATP-binding protein NodI, with the translated sequence MTDQTSRESDESGAPPAIEFNEVRKHYGDRTVVDGLSFDVRPGECFGLLGPNGAGKTTTLKMLLGITSPDSGAIRLVGEPVPARARFARERVGVVPQFDNLDPDFTVRENLTVFGRYFGLTGARMDALVPSLLEFARLESKADARVGELSGGMKRRLTLARALVNDPDVLVMDEPTTGLDPQARHLIWERLRSLLARGKTILLTTHFMEEAERLCDRLCVIEEGRKIAEGRPRDLIGSVIGSDVIEIYGPDPQALAAELAPLVARMEVSGETLFCYVDDPQPVHARVKGRADVRYLHRPANLEDVFLRLTGREMVD
- a CDS encoding universal stress protein; the protein is MDSYRKILLCYDGSREGRKALRQGANLALDLNAETHVLAVVDMRSSIAQSAGLLTDMACGRFEEAARDILQEGVEWLRERGLQAQGHFAFGHPIDEIAALAESLQVDLVVVGHRCRSGLARWWMGAGNTPLLDRVKCSILVAVCQAGESAEAEDEAAYAAKPVKAEAGA
- a CDS encoding DUF2939 domain-containing protein; the encoded protein is MSRTTRSVVAALVVLILVAALGFIYASPYIALDRVKRAADARDAQTVNQYVDFPALRASLKEQVAALLTRRVDIQKSGNPLAIIGAMIGAALVGPLVDSYATPDGVAAILNGIPPRGDPGERPPQAGNGGASASAADAPASGVTAAQPAPKAPPQTTAGYRSLNTFVVTYQHGAGDARYSAIFRRDGLVSWKLVAVDLNG
- the lexA gene encoding transcriptional repressor LexA, which gives rise to MTKTSKLTARQQQVFELIQRAIDRTGFPPTRAEIAAELGFSSANSAEEHLRALARKGVIELAAGSSRGIRLLGDTSRIDRSDELPHQFTLPHQSIMQLSLPLVGRVAAGSPILAQEHISQHYSCDPALFSDKPDYLLKVRGLSMRDAGILDGDLLAVQKRNEAKDGQIVVARLGDDVTVKRWKRRPDGVELIAENPDYENIFVRSGNSDFALEGIAVGLIRSGEF
- a CDS encoding sulfate ABC transporter substrate-binding protein; this encodes MQSITLGLGKGARRLFAAAALTAASFGMVASAHAQTSFLNVSYDPTRELYQDFNQAFAKKWKADTGETVTFKQSHGGSGGQARAVLDGLQADVVTLALAYDIDALASKGLVNADWQKRLPDNASPYTSTIVFLVRKGNPKHIKDWDDLAKPGVSIVTPNPKTSGGARWNYLAAWAYAQHKPGGNEQTAKDFVTKLYKNAGVLDSGARGATTSFVQRGQGDVLIAWENEAFLSVKEFGTDKFEIVVPTVSILAEPPVAVVDKVVDKHGTRKLAEAYLKYLYSDEGQTIAARNFYRPRSDKVPAELTKQFPKLKLYTIDDTFGGWTKAQKTHFADGGVFDSIYQPQ
- the cysT gene encoding sulfate ABC transporter permease subunit CysT, translated to MTTLTFKKPSALPGFGLTLGITVAYLSLVVLIPLAATFAKTATLDWAQFVRAVTSPRVLASYRLTFSAALGGALINAVFGFLVAWVLVRYTFPFKRIVDAIVDLPFALPTSVAGISLAAVYAGNGWIGQFLAPLGIKVAFTPLGVLVALTFIGLPFVVRTVQPVLEDFEREQEEAAACLGATRWLTFRRVVLPSLFPALLTGFALAFARALGEYGSVIFIAGNVPMKSEITSLLIITKLEQYDYAGATALAVVMLCVSFLMLLLINTLQWFLQRRTGKTGAAPAVAVGPSLHVGHQGGGRA
- the cysW gene encoding sulfate ABC transporter permease subunit CysW, whose protein sequence is MSTPNSKALPVNAAARIHENSLNPVTEPRAVRWLLTGIALVFLALFLVVPLVAVFVQAFAKGIDYYFESLKDPDAWSAIKLTLMTAAIAVPLNVVFGLAASWAIAKFEFRGKALLTTLIDLPFSVSPVISGLIYVLMFGAQGWFGPWLAAHDVQIIFAVPGIVLATIFVTFPFVARELIPLMQAQGNDEEEAAHVLGASGWQIFRRVTLPNVKWGLLYGVILCNARAMGEFGAVSVVSGHIRGQTDTMPLHVEILYNEYNFSAAFAVASLLALLALVTLGLKLLAERRMTQAITEAKTTAPS
- a CDS encoding sulfate/molybdate ABC transporter ATP-binding protein, producing MSIIVRNLQKRFGDFTALDNVTLDFPAGELVALLGPSGCGKTTLLRVIAGLEFADAGQVVLHGEDVAEVGARERQVGFVFQHYALFRHMTVFENVAFGLRVKPRRERPSEAVIREKVHELLKLVQLDWLAERFPSELSGGQRQRIALARALAVEPKVLLLDEPFGALDAKVRKELRSWLRRLHDDLHISTLFVTHDQEEALEVADRIVVMNHGHVEQVGSPQDVYDHPQTSFVYEFLGAANRLQGNVDANGFVVDGAASPIAAQAHFSGRALAYVRPHDLALYPADGTHRDGIVVGVRRVVTLGGSVRVELEGNAGSVIEAELDREAWRALKLDIGDGVTAVPRALRVFPAPTPAQ
- a CDS encoding CysB family HTH-type transcriptional regulator — encoded protein: MNFQQLRFVREAVRQNMNLTEVANVLYTSQSGVSKQIKDLEDELGVDIFIRRGKRLTGLTEPGKEVHQLIERMLLDAENLRRVARQFADQDNGHLVVATTHTQARYALPKVIRQFTEVFPKVHLALRQGSPQQIAQMIINGEADIGISTEALDRYPDIVTFPCYSWHHTVVVPKDHPLVGRENITLEQIAEYPIVTYDQDFTGRSHVDQAFASAGALPDIVLTAIDADVIKTYVELGMGIGIVAAMAYDAKRDTELVALDTQHLFEASTTRVGLRKGAFLRAYAYRLIEMFAPQLDEAQIAAQLREAA
- a CDS encoding asparaginase; the encoded protein is MNTSSLPRIAVLATGGTIAGQASDASKTAGYKAGVVGVDKLLDAVPALGSVARIHAEQIASIDSKDMSAALWTTLSRRVAALLAQDDIDGVVVTHGTDTLEETAYLLHLTVKSAKPVVLTAAMRPSTALSADGPLNLLNAVTVAASKDAAGQGVLVAFNNQIHSARDVTKTSTYAVDAFRSPETGALGFVQDGRVEFQRTVVRPHTLASEFDVAAAQWPMVEIVASYADVSRVVVDALVAAGVKGIVVAGTGNGSMHATLTQALVDAAKQGVAVVRASRVGAGHVMRNGAANDDALGSISAGTLNPYKARVLLMLALASGADDLQRVFDMY